Proteins encoded by one window of Porphyromonas vaginalis:
- a CDS encoding NifU family protein, whose amino-acid sequence MTDLSSRVDEITTIISSCVRPQLQAHGGDIALLRVAGEQVFVKVSGSCQACPSLSSTIQEVVQETLRSELGLPTLTVTVDDSVSDELIAEALRIIRR is encoded by the coding sequence ATGACAGATCTATCCTCTAGGGTAGACGAGATCACGACCATCATCAGTAGCTGTGTGCGTCCCCAGCTCCAAGCACACGGGGGCGACATAGCACTGCTGAGGGTCGCTGGCGAACAAGTTTTCGTCAAGGTCTCGGGGAGTTGTCAAGCATGCCCCTCGCTCAGTAGTACGATCCAAGAGGTAGTGCAGGAGACGCTACGCAGCGAGCTAGGGCTCCCCACCCTAACGGTAACTGTGGACGACAGTGTCAGCGACGAACTCATCGCCGAGGCGCTGCGGATCATACGGAGGTAA
- a CDS encoding 4-hydroxyphenylacetate 3-hydroxylase family protein, with protein MKTREEYIESLRALHLNVYFMGKKIDNPVDHPMIRPSLNSLAMTYELAQQEEYKDLMTATSNITGKTINRFCHIHQSAEDLVKKVKMQRLLGQKTASCFQRCVGMDAFNAIWSTTYEMDEACGTNYHQRFRDYVQYCQDNDLVVDGAMTDPKGDRSLSPSQQEDPDLYVHINEIRPDGIVVTGAKAHQTGSVNSHEHLIMPTCSMREDDADYAVSFAIPSDAEGVTIIYGRQSCDTRKMEEGADIDLGNSTFGGHETLFIMDHVFVPMERVFMCREYQFSNMLVERFAGYHRQSYGGCKVGVGDVLIGAAALAADYNGVPRASHIKDKLIEMVHLNETLYACGIACSAEGKKTKSGNYLIDMLLANVCKQNVTRYPYEITRLAEDIAGGLMVTMPSQADLQHEEVGPLVRKYLAGAKGTDTVNRMRILRLIENLTLGTAAVGYRTESLHGAGSPQAQRIMISRQCNMEAKKELARQIAHIDTSLDKPQGK; from the coding sequence ATGAAAACACGCGAAGAGTACATTGAGAGCCTTAGAGCTCTCCATCTCAATGTCTACTTCATGGGCAAGAAGATCGACAACCCCGTCGACCACCCCATGATCCGTCCATCGCTCAATTCGCTAGCGATGACCTATGAGCTGGCACAGCAGGAGGAGTACAAGGATCTGATGACCGCTACCTCCAATATTACGGGCAAGACGATCAATCGCTTCTGCCACATTCACCAGAGTGCTGAGGACCTCGTCAAGAAGGTCAAGATGCAGCGTCTCCTCGGCCAGAAAACCGCTAGCTGCTTTCAGCGCTGTGTCGGTATGGATGCTTTCAACGCTATCTGGTCTACCACCTATGAGATGGACGAGGCGTGTGGCACTAACTATCACCAGCGCTTCAGAGACTATGTACAGTACTGCCAGGACAACGACCTCGTCGTAGATGGTGCTATGACCGATCCTAAGGGCGACCGCAGCCTCTCACCCTCACAGCAGGAGGATCCCGACCTTTACGTACACATCAACGAGATACGCCCTGACGGTATCGTCGTCACGGGGGCTAAGGCTCACCAGACTGGATCGGTCAATTCGCACGAGCACCTGATCATGCCTACCTGCTCAATGCGTGAGGATGACGCAGACTACGCTGTTTCCTTTGCCATCCCCAGTGATGCGGAGGGCGTGACGATCATCTACGGTCGTCAGTCTTGCGACACGCGTAAGATGGAGGAGGGCGCAGACATTGACCTGGGTAACTCCACCTTCGGAGGTCATGAGACGCTCTTCATCATGGATCACGTCTTCGTACCTATGGAGCGTGTCTTCATGTGCCGCGAGTATCAGTTCTCCAATATGCTTGTCGAGCGCTTCGCTGGCTATCACCGTCAGTCCTATGGTGGCTGTAAGGTAGGTGTGGGCGACGTCCTGATCGGTGCTGCAGCTCTGGCTGCTGACTACAACGGCGTGCCTCGGGCTTCGCACATCAAGGACAAGCTGATCGAGATGGTTCACCTCAATGAGACGCTCTACGCTTGCGGTATCGCTTGCTCGGCTGAGGGCAAGAAGACGAAGTCGGGCAACTACCTGATCGATATGCTTCTGGCCAACGTATGTAAGCAGAATGTAACCCGCTATCCTTACGAAATCACCCGTCTCGCTGAGGACATAGCAGGCGGTCTGATGGTTACGATGCCTAGCCAAGCTGACCTGCAGCACGAGGAGGTTGGGCCACTCGTACGTAAGTACCTCGCTGGTGCTAAGGGTACGGACACGGTGAATCGTATGCGCATCTTACGTCTGATCGAGAACCTCACGCTCGGTACCGCAGCCGTAGGTTACCGCACGGAGAGTCTACATGGTGCTGGCTCGCCACAGGCTCAGCGCATCATGATCTCGCGTCAGTGTAATATGGAGGCAAAGAAGGAGCTGGCTCGTCAGATAGCTCATATCGACACCTCTCTAGATAAGCCTCAGGGCAAGTAG
- a CDS encoding alpha-L-fucosidase, whose protein sequence is MRRRLLWIVMLLVGCGALFAQRSYTPSPCNLQAREAFEESRLGIFIHWGLYSMYAQGEWYLNSGKLNKDEYAKAASCFYPIRFDATAWAQAIKRSGARYVTFTTRHHDGFSMYHTETSDYNIVDATPFGRDVLSELAEACKAEGLKLHLYYSILDWIRPDYPLGRTGLHTGRVMASDYDSYFAFMKAQLHELLTRYGEVGAIWLDGYWDHDSDSIPFDWRMEELYAYIHKLQPCCLIGNNHHISPLEGEDFQMFERDLPGENKAGLSGQQISHLPLEMCQTMNGMWGYKVADTNYKSTAELVELLVRAAAKGSNLLLNVGPQPNGELPEQAIERLNGIGNWMDRYGETIYGSQAGLIAEQPWGVSTTKGAKLYLHIFEDVEQIEISLPQTPTAVVDYITREPIAYTRTDSGALQLTIRRPAGLIDYVVEVAL, encoded by the coding sequence ATGAGACGACGCTTACTATGGATAGTTATGCTACTGGTAGGGTGCGGAGCCCTCTTTGCTCAGCGTAGCTACACACCGTCGCCATGCAATCTGCAGGCGCGAGAGGCTTTTGAGGAGAGCCGACTAGGCATCTTCATTCACTGGGGGCTGTATAGTATGTATGCTCAGGGGGAGTGGTATCTCAACTCTGGCAAGCTCAACAAAGATGAGTATGCTAAGGCTGCTTCATGCTTCTACCCGATACGCTTTGATGCTACGGCGTGGGCTCAGGCTATCAAGCGCTCAGGCGCACGCTATGTGACCTTTACGACGCGGCATCATGATGGCTTCTCGATGTATCATACGGAGACGAGTGACTACAATATTGTCGACGCTACCCCCTTCGGGCGAGATGTGCTAAGTGAGCTTGCCGAGGCGTGTAAGGCCGAGGGGCTCAAGCTGCACCTCTACTACTCGATCCTCGACTGGATCCGCCCAGACTATCCGCTAGGTAGGACAGGACTGCACACGGGGCGAGTTATGGCGTCTGACTATGACTCCTACTTTGCCTTTATGAAGGCGCAGCTCCACGAGCTATTGACCCGATACGGCGAGGTAGGGGCTATCTGGCTAGATGGTTATTGGGATCACGACAGCGACTCGATCCCGTTTGACTGGAGGATGGAGGAGCTATACGCATACATTCATAAGCTTCAACCCTGCTGTCTGATAGGCAATAATCATCATATCTCGCCGCTTGAGGGCGAAGACTTTCAGATGTTCGAGCGCGACCTGCCAGGCGAAAACAAAGCGGGTCTCTCGGGGCAGCAGATCAGCCACTTGCCTCTCGAAATGTGCCAAACGATGAATGGCATGTGGGGCTATAAGGTCGCTGATACAAACTACAAGAGTACTGCCGAACTGGTCGAGCTACTAGTCCGCGCTGCTGCCAAGGGAAGCAATCTGCTACTCAATGTGGGACCACAGCCCAATGGCGAGCTACCCGAGCAGGCCATCGAGCGGCTCAACGGGATCGGTAACTGGATGGATCGCTATGGAGAGACGATCTATGGGAGCCAGGCAGGGCTCATTGCCGAGCAGCCTTGGGGTGTCTCCACAACAAAGGGGGCGAAGCTCTACCTCCATATCTTTGAAGATGTGGAGCAGATCGAGATCTCTCTGCCGCAGACCCCAACGGCTGTGGTGGACTATATCACACGTGAGCCGATAGCCTATACGCGTACTGATAGTGGCGCGCTGCAGCTGACTATCCGTCGCCCCGCAGGTCTCATCGACTACGTGGTCGAGGTCGCGCTGTGA
- a CDS encoding DUF4339 domain-containing protein has protein sequence MKQYYIIRNDQPAGPYTLEELAAMEITPDTIVWAEDIVDWIPAYQVGLCQKSLPQQKVKDRGSCIFRCLF, from the coding sequence ATGAAGCAATACTACATCATTCGCAATGATCAGCCCGCTGGACCCTATACGCTGGAGGAGCTTGCCGCAATGGAGATCACACCCGACACGATTGTCTGGGCTGAGGATATAGTTGACTGGATACCCGCTTATCAGGTGGGGCTGTGTCAAAAGTCTCTCCCCCAGCAGAAAGTAAAAGACAGAGGATCTTGCATCTTTCGGTGTTTATTTTAG
- a CDS encoding 4-hydroxybutyrate dehydrogenase: MQLFKLKTVIDQFETFADFAKAFALGERDLVITNDFLYEPFMKASQLPCHFVMQEHYGTGEPSEEMMNQILHDLQGTDFDRVIAVGGGTVIDISKLFVLRGLTDVMDAFDKKIPLVKEKQLIIIPTTCGTGSEVTNISIAEIKSRQTKMGLADDAIVADNAVIIPELLKGLPFKFYACSAIDALIHAVESFLSPKCNPYTAIFSEAAWQIIIPVFQKIRDKGPDYRFECMGEMIMASNFAGIAFGNAGVGAVHALSYPLGGTYHVPHGESNYQFFTEVFKAYERKAPAGQMKLLKEKLATLMGCTPATLFDEIDTLLSALIAKNPLHTYGMKEEEIEGFADAVLATQQRLLANNYTPLTRDEIRDIYKALY, encoded by the coding sequence ATGCAACTATTCAAGCTCAAGACGGTCATCGACCAGTTCGAGACCTTTGCAGACTTTGCCAAAGCCTTTGCACTCGGGGAGCGTGATCTAGTCATCACCAATGACTTCCTCTACGAGCCCTTTATGAAAGCCTCCCAGCTACCCTGCCACTTCGTCATGCAGGAGCACTACGGCACAGGAGAGCCCTCGGAGGAGATGATGAATCAGATCCTCCACGACCTCCAGGGCACGGACTTCGATCGTGTCATAGCCGTAGGCGGTGGCACGGTCATCGACATCTCCAAGCTCTTCGTGCTGCGTGGCTTGACAGACGTGATGGACGCTTTTGACAAGAAGATCCCGCTCGTCAAGGAGAAGCAGCTCATCATCATCCCCACGACCTGTGGTACTGGTAGCGAGGTGACCAATATCTCCATCGCTGAGATCAAGAGCCGCCAGACGAAGATGGGACTCGCCGACGATGCCATCGTAGCTGACAATGCGGTCATCATCCCTGAGCTACTCAAGGGGCTGCCCTTCAAGTTTTACGCTTGCAGCGCCATCGATGCGCTGATACATGCTGTGGAGTCCTTCCTCTCGCCCAAGTGCAATCCCTACACCGCTATCTTTAGCGAAGCAGCTTGGCAGATCATCATCCCGGTCTTCCAGAAGATACGAGACAAGGGCCCCGACTACCGCTTCGAGTGTATGGGCGAGATGATTATGGCGAGCAACTTCGCCGGCATCGCCTTCGGCAATGCGGGTGTTGGTGCCGTCCACGCGCTCTCTTATCCGCTCGGTGGCACCTATCACGTACCCCACGGTGAGTCAAACTATCAGTTCTTCACCGAGGTCTTTAAGGCTTACGAGCGCAAGGCTCCAGCTGGTCAGATGAAGCTCCTCAAGGAGAAGCTCGCCACGCTGATGGGTTGTACGCCCGCCACGCTCTTTGACGAGATCGACACACTGCTCTCAGCTTTGATCGCCAAGAATCCGCTTCACACCTACGGTATGAAGGAGGAGGAGATCGAAGGCTTTGCCGATGCAGTCCTCGCTACGCAGCAGCGCCTCCTAGCAAACAACTACACCCCCCTCACACGGGACGAGATTAGAGACATCTACAAGGCTCTCTACTAA
- a CDS encoding aldehyde dehydrogenase family protein, with amino-acid sequence MDIKEMVSLAREAQKDYQARFDQDAVDQVVKALCRVVYDNAEMLAREAVDETEMGVYEDKVAKCRNKSKGVWSNLQGKKSMGVLDIDEKTGLIKIAKPVGVVAAITPTTNPIVTPMANIAFALKTRNAIIVSPHPRSKNCSAHTIQLILERLKDFNVPEHLIQCVTEPSIQATQDLMAAVDVVVATGGMGMVHSAYSSGKPSFGVGAGNVQVILDEHIDYNEAAETIIRGRIFDNGIICSGEQCFIYPEQHREEIFQAFKDHGAYFVPAEEHDKMVNTLFVNGTISRDVVGKSVQHIAQLAGISVPEGTRMLIVPAKGVGTADPICKEKMCPVMTCLPYKHFDEAIELANTNLKMEGSGHTAGIHSNNQGNIIKAGDEITISRLIVNAPCSITAGGSIQNGLSVTTTLGCGSWGNNSISENLTYKHLLNISRIARMSPHVHVPTDEEIWAMN; translated from the coding sequence ATGGATATTAAAGAAATGGTCTCTCTAGCACGAGAGGCACAGAAGGATTACCAAGCACGCTTCGACCAGGACGCTGTAGACCAGGTCGTCAAGGCTCTCTGTCGTGTCGTCTATGACAATGCTGAGATGCTCGCTCGTGAAGCGGTCGACGAGACCGAGATGGGCGTCTATGAGGACAAAGTAGCTAAGTGCCGCAACAAGTCAAAAGGCGTATGGAGCAACCTCCAGGGCAAGAAGAGTATGGGCGTACTAGACATCGACGAGAAGACCGGTCTCATCAAGATCGCTAAGCCCGTAGGTGTCGTCGCTGCTATCACCCCGACGACCAATCCGATCGTCACACCGATGGCAAACATCGCCTTCGCACTCAAGACACGCAACGCTATCATCGTATCGCCACACCCACGCTCTAAGAACTGCTCTGCACATACCATCCAGCTCATACTGGAGCGTCTTAAGGACTTCAACGTACCCGAGCACCTCATCCAGTGCGTCACCGAGCCCTCTATCCAAGCCACGCAAGACCTTATGGCAGCCGTCGACGTCGTAGTCGCTACGGGTGGTATGGGTATGGTACACTCTGCTTACTCTTCGGGCAAGCCCTCCTTTGGCGTAGGCGCTGGCAACGTGCAGGTCATCCTCGACGAGCATATCGACTACAACGAAGCTGCCGAGACCATCATCCGCGGACGTATCTTCGACAACGGCATCATCTGCTCTGGTGAGCAGTGCTTCATCTATCCTGAGCAGCACCGGGAGGAGATCTTCCAGGCCTTCAAGGATCACGGAGCTTACTTCGTACCAGCTGAGGAGCATGACAAGATGGTCAATACGCTCTTCGTCAACGGCACCATCAGCCGTGACGTGGTCGGCAAGAGCGTACAGCACATTGCTCAGCTCGCCGGCATCTCCGTACCCGAGGGTACTCGCATGCTCATCGTGCCCGCCAAGGGCGTCGGCACGGCCGATCCTATCTGCAAGGAGAAGATGTGCCCCGTGATGACCTGTCTGCCTTACAAGCACTTTGACGAGGCTATCGAGCTGGCTAATACCAACCTCAAGATGGAGGGTAGTGGCCACACGGCAGGCATCCACTCGAACAATCAGGGTAACATCATCAAGGCTGGCGACGAGATCACCATATCGCGTCTCATCGTCAACGCTCCCTGCTCGATCACGGCTGGCGGATCGATCCAAAACGGTCTCTCCGTGACCACAACCCTAGGCTGCGGTAGCTGGGGCAATAACTCTATCTCGGAGAACCTTACCTACAAGCACCTACTCAACATCTCTCGCATCGCTCGTATGTCGCCACACGTTCACGTGCCGACCGACGAGGAGATCTGGGCGATGAACTAA
- a CDS encoding T9SS type A sorting domain-containing protein gives MLLTAQEDLVAEMNGTYATGSELNLWVSSRSGSIRVDYGNGSITERQVSTDPNMPTKINSYTTEGKSVKVYGRDLTALRCFWNKLTSLTLHAPELEVLICHTNSIPSLDLTSSPKLRILDATEAGLTTLQMNGLTLIDTLVCDGNELTQLNLGGMTHLKLLECYKNKLSQLDLTSCADLVKVSAHKNQLTTLNVSGLTKLEEVSCWRNKIAELNLSTATALNALDCSENSLTKLLVNPSAPIKKIELYDNQLSEDAFNSFIKSLPDLSGQESGTLKAVKTSTTSPEGNQVSTQAIREAKSKNWRIYKGYDEITLPMPHATLTTSGVSQWTISAQLADESQQDKVWIDWNNDGICQDNERGLPDGKHDVEAKTITIYGDLERLFCYENALTDIDVSALQSLKSLNISDNSLTQIDLSHNPLIEELWMQNNQFTTIDLSHQPALDNLNASNNKLTEITFAPQSATNRIDLSNNKLTTIDLSNTPHLALLNCNDNQLSTFDGSPVGNLSFLYLANNQFKAFDPTNLPELIELNLNGNHLSNINLKGLDWLTKLLLAGNNISTIDLTGCPDLAQLNLAENPITDLDLTPCGSIFWLNLSGCGLSSVDVTSLSYLSMLYLPYNQLTELTLPTECEELVALDIEGNQIRGDKMQALIDQLPNLEYGVGEFYVVAQDSLYGNAISTDQVVTLLQKSWKVFQSTKTQPKYIEFAGYTMCPVHLTVGEHGTASIVNYQPYNEVPMGVRLQLSVTPEAGYKIQSILVNGKPLEGMEFEVLQETNVEVIFEKETALQSPTDASVALFPNPATNYITVRTAIGSTIEIFASDGTLVDTTQTDMPETTISVAQLPAGHYVARITERDGKTVLMPVIIR, from the coding sequence ATGCTTCTGACAGCTCAAGAAGACCTTGTTGCAGAGATGAATGGCACCTATGCGACGGGATCAGAACTTAACCTATGGGTGTCATCTCGCTCTGGCTCTATCCGAGTCGACTATGGCAATGGCTCAATCACTGAGCGACAGGTCTCTACAGACCCTAACATGCCGACGAAGATCAACAGCTACACGACAGAGGGCAAGTCGGTCAAGGTATACGGCCGCGACCTGACGGCTCTACGATGCTTTTGGAACAAGCTTACGTCTCTCACGCTCCACGCTCCAGAGCTAGAGGTACTCATCTGCCACACAAATAGCATACCCTCTCTAGACCTGACAAGTAGTCCTAAGCTACGCATACTAGATGCCACAGAGGCGGGGCTGACGACCCTTCAGATGAACGGTCTGACCCTAATCGATACGCTCGTATGTGATGGCAATGAGTTAACACAGCTAAATCTGGGTGGCATGACACACCTCAAGCTCTTGGAGTGCTACAAGAATAAGCTATCACAGCTGGATCTCACCTCTTGTGCAGATCTTGTCAAGGTGTCTGCTCACAAAAACCAACTCACGACACTCAACGTGTCTGGACTGACCAAGCTAGAGGAAGTCTCTTGCTGGAGGAATAAAATAGCTGAGCTAAATCTCTCTACAGCAACTGCTCTCAACGCTCTAGACTGTAGCGAAAACAGCCTAACCAAGCTTCTAGTCAATCCATCGGCTCCTATTAAGAAGATCGAACTCTATGACAATCAACTCTCAGAGGATGCTTTTAATAGCTTTATCAAGAGCCTGCCCGATCTATCCGGACAAGAGTCTGGTACCCTCAAGGCTGTCAAAACAAGTACTACAAGCCCCGAAGGAAATCAAGTGTCTACGCAAGCCATCCGAGAGGCTAAAAGCAAAAATTGGCGTATCTACAAGGGATATGATGAGATAACACTACCTATGCCCCATGCGACCCTGACGACTAGCGGTGTCTCTCAGTGGACTATATCTGCACAGCTAGCTGATGAGTCACAACAAGACAAGGTATGGATCGATTGGAACAACGATGGCATCTGTCAAGACAATGAGCGAGGTCTCCCTGATGGCAAACATGACGTAGAGGCTAAAACCATCACAATATATGGAGATCTAGAGAGGCTATTCTGTTATGAAAACGCCCTGACAGACATAGACGTATCCGCTCTCCAAAGCTTGAAGAGCCTAAACATTAGTGACAACAGCTTGACTCAGATAGACCTCTCTCACAATCCGCTCATTGAGGAGCTGTGGATGCAAAACAATCAGTTCACAACGATCGATCTATCACACCAGCCAGCTCTCGATAATCTCAATGCATCGAATAATAAGCTCACAGAGATAACCTTCGCTCCTCAGTCAGCAACGAATCGTATCGATCTGTCTAACAACAAACTGACGACTATAGACTTATCAAATACGCCTCATCTAGCCTTGCTCAACTGTAATGACAATCAACTGAGCACTTTCGATGGTTCGCCTGTCGGGAACTTGAGCTTCCTATATCTAGCAAACAACCAGTTTAAGGCTTTTGACCCCACAAACCTACCTGAGCTTATAGAGTTAAATCTCAATGGCAATCATCTCTCCAACATCAATCTAAAAGGTCTCGATTGGTTGACCAAGCTACTCCTAGCTGGCAATAACATATCCACCATCGATCTCACAGGCTGTCCTGATCTAGCACAGCTCAACCTTGCAGAGAACCCCATAACCGACTTAGACCTAACCCCATGCGGTAGCATCTTCTGGCTCAATCTATCTGGATGCGGGCTGAGTAGCGTAGATGTCACCTCTCTATCTTACCTCTCTATGCTATATCTCCCCTATAATCAGCTCACCGAGCTAACCCTGCCTACTGAGTGCGAGGAGCTTGTAGCTCTAGATATAGAGGGCAATCAGATCAGAGGTGATAAGATGCAAGCTCTCATCGATCAGCTTCCTAACCTAGAGTATGGTGTAGGAGAGTTTTATGTAGTCGCTCAAGACAGCCTCTATGGTAATGCCATCTCCACAGATCAAGTAGTGACTCTTCTTCAAAAGTCTTGGAAAGTATTCCAAAGCACCAAGACTCAGCCAAAGTATATCGAATTTGCGGGCTACACGATGTGTCCTGTACACCTCACAGTAGGAGAGCATGGCACTGCCTCTATTGTAAACTATCAGCCCTACAACGAGGTTCCAATGGGTGTCCGTTTACAGCTATCTGTGACACCTGAAGCTGGCTATAAAATCCAGTCGATACTCGTCAATGGAAAGCCTCTAGAGGGGATGGAGTTCGAAGTGCTTCAGGAGACTAACGTAGAGGTCATCTTCGAAAAAGAGACTGCTCTGCAATCCCCAACAGACGCCTCTGTCGCGCTCTTTCCTAACCCCGCAACAAACTACATTACCGTCCGCACGGCTATCGGCAGCACTATCGAGATCTTCGCTAGCGATGGCACACTGGTAGACACAACGCAGACCGACATGCCAGAAACTACCATCTCCGTAGCACAGCTGCCAGCAGGACATTACGTAGCACGGATCACCGAGCGTGATGGTAAGACGGTACTAATGCCTGTGATTATCCGATGA
- a CDS encoding acetyl-CoA hydrolase/transferase family protein: protein MSIPFSSISPDEAVSHIQDGDFVVLSHAAAVPQACVAALARNYEHFHNVRIFHMVTLGESPYTAPEMEGHFRLVTNFVGANTRPAVDEQRADFVPSYFYEVPSMMQPGGVFHPDVAIVQLSYPNEEGYCSFGTSCDYSKPAAEQARVVIGELNKQMPFVGGDNLIHISQLTHIVEADYPLYALDLPRIGEVEEAIGRNCAELIQDGDTLQLGIGAIPDAVLLFLKDKKDLGIHSEMVSDGVVKLIKANTITGKRKTLHPNKVVATFLMGTQELYDFAHNNPAIEMRPVNYVNDPRIIAQNDHLVSINSCIEVDLMGQVVSEAMGLRQFSGPGGQVDFVRGAAWSKGGRSIIAIPSTARRGTASRIVPLLTEGAAITTSRNDVDYIVTEYGVAHLKGKSLRERALALTAIAHPNFRPELEAECKRRFKL from the coding sequence ATGTCTATCCCATTTAGCAGTATCTCTCCAGACGAAGCGGTCTCCCACATACAGGACGGTGACTTCGTCGTACTATCTCATGCGGCCGCTGTACCGCAAGCGTGCGTCGCTGCCTTGGCGCGAAACTATGAGCACTTTCACAACGTCCGCATCTTCCACATGGTCACCCTGGGCGAAAGCCCCTACACAGCACCCGAGATGGAGGGGCACTTCAGACTCGTGACCAACTTCGTCGGTGCCAACACGCGTCCCGCTGTCGATGAGCAGCGCGCTGACTTCGTCCCCTCCTACTTCTACGAGGTGCCCTCGATGATGCAGCCCGGGGGAGTCTTTCACCCCGACGTGGCTATCGTGCAGCTCTCTTATCCTAACGAGGAGGGCTACTGCAGCTTCGGCACCTCCTGTGACTATAGCAAGCCCGCCGCTGAGCAGGCGCGAGTCGTCATCGGAGAGCTCAATAAGCAGATGCCATTCGTAGGCGGAGACAACCTCATACATATCTCTCAGCTCACACATATCGTCGAGGCCGACTACCCACTCTACGCGCTTGACCTGCCACGCATCGGAGAGGTCGAGGAGGCTATCGGACGCAACTGCGCAGAGCTCATACAGGATGGAGACACGCTCCAGCTCGGTATCGGAGCAATCCCCGATGCTGTCTTGCTCTTCCTCAAGGATAAGAAGGATCTAGGCATCCACTCCGAGATGGTCTCTGACGGTGTGGTCAAGCTCATCAAGGCTAACACCATCACGGGCAAGCGCAAGACGCTCCACCCCAACAAGGTGGTTGCTACCTTCCTCATGGGTACGCAAGAGCTCTACGACTTTGCGCACAACAACCCAGCCATCGAGATGCGTCCCGTCAACTATGTCAACGATCCGCGCATCATCGCCCAAAACGATCACCTCGTGAGCATCAATAGCTGTATCGAGGTAGACCTCATGGGGCAGGTGGTCTCTGAGGCTATGGGCTTGCGACAGTTCAGCGGTCCAGGCGGACAGGTAGACTTCGTGCGTGGTGCCGCTTGGTCTAAGGGCGGGCGCAGCATCATCGCTATACCCTCCACGGCACGTCGAGGCACCGCCTCTCGCATCGTACCCCTACTCACGGAGGGTGCTGCCATCACTACCTCTCGCAACGACGTAGACTACATCGTCACCGAGTATGGTGTAGCGCACCTCAAGGGCAAGTCGCTCCGTGAGCGAGCCTTGGCACTGACAGCTATCGCTCATCCCAATTTCCGCCCCGAGCTAGAGGCGGAGTGCAAGAGAAGATTCAAACTATAA